The following coding sequences lie in one Capsicum annuum cultivar UCD-10X-F1 chromosome 5, UCD10Xv1.1, whole genome shotgun sequence genomic window:
- the LOC107871878 gene encoding uncharacterized protein LOC107871878, which produces MSAAVNQRYPGTLPSNIVVNPRNDSQCHAITTRSGKVTTAPPALTTNEWKKALEQMPGFTKFMKDLITKKRLVSCEPVDNIYHCCDVVTRSLVEKKDNLGTFTIPCTIKSFNFIRALCDLGASINLMALAVFKQLGLGAPEPTTMRLVKVNRIVKKSVGILYNVLQPNKLRVVSMIDVDDEEANSFNNVNVVALSDCGSDVVVPV; this is translated from the exons ATGTCAGCCGCAGTAAATCAGAGATATCCTGGCACTCTTCCAAGCAATATAGTGGTAAATCCCAGAAATGATAGTCAATGCCATGCCAtaaccactcggagtggtaaggtTACTACAGCTCCACCTGCGCTCACAACTAATGAGTGGAAAA aggcattggagcaGATGCCAGGTTTTAcaaagttcatgaaggatttgatcacCAAGAAGAGGTTAGTTAGCTGCGAGCCAGTAGATAATATTTATCATTGCTGTGATGTGGTTACTAGATCTCTGGTAGAGAAGAAGGATAACCTTGGAACTTTCACAATACCATGTACAATCAAGTCTTTCAACTTTATTCGAGCACTATGTGATCTGGGGGCTAGTATCAATCTCATGGCCTTGGCTGTATTCAAGCAGTTAGGGTTGGGAGCTCCCGAACCAACCACTATGAGACTAGTTAAAGTTAACAGAATAGTTAAGAAGTCTGTTGGTATCCTTTATAATGTTTTG CAGCCTAACAAATTGAGAGTGGTGTCTATGATTGATGTGGATGATGAAGAGGCAAATTCATTCAATAATGTTAATGTTGTGGCTTTGTCAGATTGTGGTTCTGATGTAGTTGTTCCTGTTTAA